Proteins found in one Acidimicrobiales bacterium genomic segment:
- a CDS encoding DUF6596 domain-containing protein, with protein sequence MLAATVRVTRDLDTAEEAVQEAYVQALRTWGRDGVPTRPGAWLTTVARRTALNRLRRRQTLEAKLPLLVEPEDEGGVGTGAGEGAETIPDDRLRLIFTCCHPALAPEAQVALTLRLVCGVATPDIARAFLVADATMAARLTRAKKKIATARIPYAVPSTAELPARVDAVLTVVHLLYATGHTAPSGDDLVRDDLCERALGLASLLRQLLPLDREAAGLHALLLVHQARRATRTDAHGRLLRLEEQDRSAWDRSLIAEADRLVVAALRAGPPGRFTLQAAIASLHAQAPSYEATDWPQILTLYDELLRVWPSPVVALNRAVVVALVDGPEAALAEVEALERDGRLAAYRYLPATKADLLHRLGRPAEAAAAYRAALALTDNTTEQDFLTARLEATRPPS encoded by the coding sequence GTGCTCGCCGCCACGGTGCGCGTCACCCGCGACCTCGACACCGCCGAGGAAGCGGTGCAGGAGGCCTACGTGCAGGCGCTGCGGACCTGGGGTCGTGACGGCGTGCCCACCCGACCCGGCGCCTGGCTGACGACGGTGGCCCGGCGCACCGCCCTCAACCGGCTGCGCCGCCGGCAGACGCTGGAGGCGAAGCTGCCGCTGCTGGTGGAGCCGGAGGACGAGGGCGGCGTCGGGACGGGGGCCGGCGAGGGTGCCGAGACCATCCCCGACGACCGGCTGCGGCTGATCTTCACCTGCTGCCACCCGGCACTGGCCCCGGAGGCGCAGGTCGCCCTGACGCTGCGGCTGGTGTGCGGTGTGGCGACGCCGGACATCGCCCGGGCGTTCCTGGTCGCCGACGCCACCATGGCGGCCCGCCTGACCCGGGCCAAGAAGAAGATCGCCACGGCCCGCATCCCCTACGCCGTGCCGTCGACCGCCGAGCTGCCGGCCCGGGTCGACGCCGTGCTGACCGTCGTCCACCTGCTGTACGCCACCGGGCACACGGCGCCGTCGGGCGACGACCTGGTGCGCGACGACCTCTGCGAGCGGGCGCTGGGGCTGGCGTCGCTGCTGCGGCAGCTGCTCCCGCTGGACCGGGAGGCGGCCGGGTTGCACGCCCTGCTGCTGGTCCACCAGGCCCGCCGGGCGACCCGCACCGACGCCCATGGGCGCCTGCTGCGACTGGAGGAGCAGGACCGCTCGGCCTGGGACCGGTCGCTGATCGCCGAGGCCGACCGGCTGGTGGTGGCGGCGCTCCGGGCCGGGCCGCCCGGGCGGTTCACGCTGCAGGCCGCCATCGCGTCGCTGCACGCCCAGGCCCCGAGCTACGAGGCGACGGACTGGCCCCAGATCCTCACCCTCTACGACGAGCTGCTGCGGGTGTGGCCCTCGCCGGTGGTGGCCCTCAACCGGGCGGTCGTGGTGGCGCTGGTCGACGGCCCGGAGGCGGCGTTGGCCGAGGTCGAGGCCCTGGAGCGCGACGGCCGCCTCGCCGCCTACCGCTACCTCCCGGCCACGAAGGCCGACCTCCTCCACCGCCTCGGCCGCCCCGCCGAGGCCGCCGCCGCCTACCGGGCCG
- a CDS encoding type II secretion system F family protein, which yields MRLLAGLLSGAAVAVLVVALTGVEVSLPRLGGGRGRSRPRLFRHFEAEGIPARRGLQVSLAAGFATFTVLWAATTSVPLALVAGGVVGVLPSSYYGARGQRRDKEQRAAWPDAIRSLIGSLNAGRSLHEGLVDLSTSGPVPLRRVFGRYGELTRLAVPESEALGILRDELADAVSDRVFEVLIIANDKGSRIALKVLQDVADSATADVQLAERVLTASTEHRLNAYAVMLVPWITLVLLTARAGDMRDYYASSAGTRVLLLGALMSLGGMAIFRRLAQSRPEPRVLLTPPRTEAD from the coding sequence ATGAGGCTGCTCGCCGGCCTGTTGTCGGGCGCCGCGGTCGCCGTGCTGGTGGTGGCGTTGACCGGGGTCGAGGTGTCGCTGCCCCGGCTGGGCGGCGGTCGTGGCCGGTCGCGGCCCCGGCTGTTCCGTCACTTCGAGGCCGAGGGCATCCCCGCCCGGCGGGGGCTGCAGGTGTCGTTGGCGGCCGGGTTCGCCACGTTCACGGTGCTGTGGGCGGCCACGACGTCGGTGCCGTTGGCGCTGGTGGCGGGTGGTGTCGTCGGCGTCCTGCCCAGCAGCTACTACGGCGCCCGGGGCCAGCGCCGCGACAAGGAGCAGCGGGCTGCCTGGCCCGACGCCATCCGGTCGCTGATCGGCTCGTTGAACGCCGGCCGCTCGCTGCACGAGGGCCTGGTCGACCTCTCGACCTCGGGGCCGGTGCCGCTGCGGCGGGTCTTCGGCCGCTACGGGGAGCTGACCCGGCTGGCGGTGCCCGAGTCGGAGGCGCTGGGGATCCTGCGCGACGAGCTGGCCGACGCCGTGAGCGACCGGGTCTTCGAGGTGCTGATCATCGCCAACGACAAGGGGTCGCGCATCGCCCTCAAGGTGCTGCAGGACGTGGCCGACAGCGCCACCGCCGACGTCCAGCTGGCCGAGCGGGTCCTGACGGCGAGCACCGAGCACCGCCTCAACGCGTACGCCGTGATGCTCGTGCCCTGGATCACCCTCGTGCTGCTGACCGCCCGCGCCGGCGACATGCGCGACTACTACGCCAGCTCCGCCGGCACCCGGGTGCTGCTGCTCGGCGCCCTGATGAGCCTGGGCGGCATGGCGATCTTCCGCCGCCTCGCCCAGTCCCGCCCCGAACCCCGGGTCCTCCTGACCCCACCCCGCACGGAGGCCGACTGA
- a CDS encoding dihydrofolate reductase family protein, protein MTGTRRVIVTEFVTLDGYMVGPDEDMNWVAVGFDPQMQEDIAEDVGSYDMFAFGRVTYEIFAAYWPFAEPYEAGDELKPAEGREDPRIIRALDDRPRVVFSTTLTDPKWAGTRVVTEGVEDEIRRLKAEPGTAISVQGSASIVQALARADLVDEYRLYVHPVLLGDGKPLWVAGHDRQDLTLTGLTRYDNGVLLTTYQRTNGADR, encoded by the coding sequence ATGACCGGAACCAGGCGCGTGATCGTCACCGAGTTCGTCACGCTCGACGGCTACATGGTCGGGCCGGACGAGGACATGAACTGGGTCGCCGTAGGCTTCGACCCCCAGATGCAGGAGGACATCGCCGAGGACGTCGGGTCGTACGACATGTTCGCCTTCGGGCGCGTGACCTACGAGATCTTCGCCGCCTACTGGCCGTTCGCGGAGCCCTACGAGGCCGGCGACGAGCTGAAGCCCGCCGAGGGCAGGGAGGACCCCCGCATCATCCGGGCCCTCGACGACCGGCCCCGGGTGGTGTTCTCCACCACGCTGACCGACCCGAAGTGGGCCGGCACCCGGGTGGTCACCGAGGGCGTCGAGGACGAGATCCGGCGGCTCAAGGCCGAGCCGGGGACGGCGATCAGCGTCCAGGGCAGCGCCAGCATCGTGCAGGCCCTGGCCCGGGCCGACCTGGTCGACGAGTACCGCCTGTACGTCCACCCGGTGCTGCTGGGCGACGGCAAGCCGCTGTGGGTCGCCGGGCACGACCGCCAGGACCTGACGCTGACCGGGCTCACCCGGTACGACAACGGCGTCCTGCTCACCACCTACCAGCGCACGAACGGAGCCGACCGATGA
- a CDS encoding YciI family protein — MSTPSDAMTQYVVLIFQRELPGGVADIPPEIMQANEELDGKIAEQGGRVVAGLALEPSTTATVIRGDVITDGPFIETKEALAGLYVLAARDLDHAISLARMTPTVEGCVEVRPLLDFVVLEAG, encoded by the coding sequence ATGAGCACGCCCAGCGACGCCATGACCCAGTACGTGGTGCTGATCTTCCAGCGGGAGCTGCCGGGCGGGGTCGCCGACATCCCGCCGGAGATCATGCAGGCCAACGAGGAGCTCGACGGCAAGATCGCCGAGCAGGGCGGCCGGGTGGTCGCCGGGCTGGCGCTCGAGCCGTCGACCACGGCCACCGTCATCCGGGGCGACGTGATCACCGACGGGCCGTTCATCGAGACCAAGGAGGCGCTCGCCGGCCTCTACGTGCTCGCGGCCCGCGACCTCGACCACGCGATCTCCCTGGCCCGGATGACCCCGACCGTGGAGGGCTGCGTCGAGGTGCGGCCGCTGCTCGACTTCGTGGTGCTGGAGGCGGGCTGA
- a CDS encoding RcpC/CpaB family pilus assembly protein, with protein MSITGPTTLGLPGQTSGNGAPPTERGRRLARGHWVALTLGLLAFLVNIAVLRDRSEVVQVPVAREAIGPATEITEGMVRFVEVPADSPLASGMVAQDALAGGGLYARRQIAAEEPLVEGAVVDDVPDDGQRSMSVPVPREHAAGGTLGVGDRVDVIYMADRPVFAVTDAEVLAIGDETSGSNGRPAGEYHLVLAVDAAETLRLAAALDSGKLDVVRATGAPPAPLGPEDDAPPPPADADADAGAADEETTGD; from the coding sequence GTGAGCATCACCGGACCGACGACCCTCGGCCTCCCGGGGCAGACCAGCGGCAACGGCGCGCCACCGACCGAGCGCGGTCGCCGCCTGGCCCGGGGGCACTGGGTGGCGCTGACCCTCGGCCTGCTCGCCTTCCTGGTGAACATCGCCGTGCTGCGCGACCGCAGCGAGGTGGTGCAGGTGCCGGTGGCCCGGGAGGCCATCGGGCCGGCCACCGAGATCACCGAGGGCATGGTCCGCTTCGTGGAGGTGCCGGCCGACTCGCCGCTGGCGTCGGGGATGGTGGCGCAGGACGCGCTCGCCGGCGGCGGCCTCTACGCCCGGCGCCAGATCGCCGCCGAGGAGCCGCTGGTGGAGGGCGCCGTGGTCGACGACGTGCCCGACGACGGCCAGCGCTCCATGAGCGTGCCCGTGCCCCGGGAGCACGCCGCGGGCGGGACGCTGGGCGTCGGCGACCGCGTCGACGTCATCTACATGGCCGACCGGCCGGTCTTCGCCGTCACCGACGCCGAGGTGCTCGCCATCGGCGACGAGACGTCCGGGTCGAACGGCCGGCCGGCGGGGGAGTACCACCTGGTGCTGGCCGTCGACGCCGCCGAGACGCTGCGCCTGGCGGCGGCGCTCGACAGCGGCAAGCTCGACGTCGTGCGGGCCACGGGAGCGCCCCCGGCGCCGCTCGGTCCCGAAGACGACGCTCCGCCGCCCCCCGCCGACGCTGACGCCGATGCCGGCGCCGCCGACGAAGAGACGACCGGGGACTGA
- a CDS encoding ATPase, T2SS/T4P/T4SS family, whose amino-acid sequence MSLPEAAATATSYDQLRRRVQERLREANLDGDREPDRVRALIGAVVHDYQQAALAGLGGFPLRDPDDMTARLARSVLGYGPLEQFLTDEAPVVEVEVRGAEISWKDDRGRWHASDEPTTAEELRAVVDRLLQPTGRALTEAHPIVSTQVLDRQVRLTASIPPVSDELEANLRFYRIRWESLHDLVAWDTLTQPAANFCWALMRHPKTGVLVSGRPQSGKTTFLNALLRVVPGTHKVACCEDTRELHAPLMHISYRKTRPRSGLGDGEAEITLRDLIALTLRSSPERIVVGEVRGGEAAELTRAANAGTAVLCTLHAHAAADALDSLVNAALLGDHGMPAEAVRSIFSRTIDVVIHLDSEDVELHGSGTERPIRRQVMEIAAVSPLQGNEQHFTVIPIFERTEVGAPLLWTRNPLPPQLQSRMDQLLRRYGTSTQAVLDGQEVIRQ is encoded by the coding sequence ATGAGCCTCCCCGAGGCCGCGGCCACCGCCACGAGCTACGACCAGCTGCGTCGCCGGGTGCAGGAGCGGTTGCGCGAGGCGAACCTCGACGGCGACCGCGAGCCCGACCGGGTGCGGGCGCTCATCGGCGCCGTCGTCCACGACTACCAGCAGGCGGCGCTCGCCGGCCTGGGCGGGTTCCCCCTGCGCGACCCGGACGACATGACCGCCCGCCTGGCCCGCTCGGTGCTCGGGTACGGGCCGCTGGAGCAGTTCCTCACCGACGAGGCGCCGGTCGTCGAGGTGGAGGTGCGGGGCGCCGAGATCTCCTGGAAGGACGACCGGGGCCGCTGGCACGCCAGTGACGAGCCGACCACCGCCGAGGAGCTGCGGGCAGTCGTCGACCGGCTGCTCCAGCCGACCGGTCGGGCACTCACGGAGGCGCACCCCATCGTCAGCACCCAGGTGCTCGACCGGCAGGTGCGGCTCACGGCGTCGATCCCGCCGGTGAGCGACGAGCTCGAGGCGAACCTGCGCTTCTACCGCATCCGCTGGGAGTCGCTGCACGACCTGGTCGCCTGGGACACGCTCACCCAGCCGGCGGCCAACTTCTGCTGGGCGCTGATGCGGCACCCGAAGACGGGGGTGCTGGTGTCGGGGCGGCCGCAGTCGGGCAAGACCACCTTCCTGAACGCCCTGCTGCGGGTGGTTCCCGGCACCCACAAGGTGGCGTGCTGCGAGGACACCCGCGAGCTGCACGCCCCGCTGATGCACATCTCGTACCGGAAGACCCGGCCGCGGTCGGGCCTGGGCGACGGTGAGGCGGAGATCACGCTGCGCGACCTGATCGCCTTGACGCTGCGGTCGAGCCCGGAGCGGATCGTGGTGGGCGAGGTGCGGGGCGGCGAGGCGGCCGAGCTGACCCGGGCCGCCAACGCCGGCACCGCCGTGCTGTGCACCCTGCACGCCCACGCCGCCGCCGACGCCCTCGACTCGCTGGTGAACGCCGCCCTGCTGGGTGACCACGGCATGCCGGCGGAGGCGGTGCGGTCGATCTTCAGCCGCACGATCGACGTGGTGATCCACCTCGACAGCGAGGACGTCGAGCTGCACGGCTCCGGCACCGAGCGGCCGATCCGGCGCCAGGTGATGGAGATCGCCGCGGTGTCGCCGCTGCAGGGCAACGAGCAGCACTTCACGGTGATCCCGATCTTCGAGCGGACCGAGGTGGGGGCGCCCCTGCTGTGGACCCGCAACCCCCTGCCCCCGCAGCTCCAGTCCCGCATGGACCAGCTGCTGCGCCGCTACGGCACCAGCACCCAGGCAGTGCTCGACGGCCAGGAGGTGATCCGCCAGTGA
- a CDS encoding pilus assembly protein TadG-related protein, with amino-acid sequence MRRDDRGSITLWSLALCVGVLALGGVTLDFWRAISGWRSLAASADAAAAAGASGIDEGAYRSSGGSVIQLDPDRAEQLAYDSLATQLDTGDIDSYEVTATTETVTVVVEGSVGLTLPQVVMDDGDITMSVTATADPRPSG; translated from the coding sequence ATGCGGCGGGACGACCGGGGCAGCATCACGTTGTGGTCCTTGGCGCTGTGCGTCGGGGTGTTGGCGCTGGGCGGCGTCACGCTCGACTTCTGGCGCGCCATCTCCGGTTGGCGCAGCCTGGCGGCGAGCGCCGATGCGGCCGCGGCGGCGGGGGCGTCGGGCATCGACGAGGGGGCGTACCGGTCGTCGGGCGGCTCGGTGATCCAGCTCGACCCGGACCGTGCCGAGCAGCTCGCCTACGACAGCCTTGCCACCCAGCTCGATACCGGTGACATCGACAGCTACGAGGTGACGGCGACGACCGAGACGGTGACGGTCGTGGTCGAGGGCAGCGTCGGTCTGACGTTGCCGCAGGTCGTGATGGACGACGGCGACATCACGATGTCGGTCACCGCCACCGCCGACCCGAGGCCGTCGGGATGA
- a CDS encoding type II secretion system F family protein, protein MRELVAALLSGVAIAAVSVLLMRPTRPLGPRIEPYSQRARLLLGQPVDPSVSFRTSTSSGPATGGNGVLGPVLSAAAARLSALVDAGGDAAVALRLRHAGRRDLTPDRYRLQQLVATVQGVGFFAVAALVVAPSGATVLLAGAFGGVWGASRWRAKFDRAISRRREQMRAELYTVAQMLAIHLQAGSSPLVAVDGLARRGTGEVATELGEALEWIAAKTHTRPAFERLAAETVEPAAARLYRLLATSDTGAGDTLALALLHTANDLRTQRREDVERLAAQRRFQMLLPMILIMGPVLLLFLVAPLPTLILGD, encoded by the coding sequence ATGCGGGAGCTCGTGGCGGCGTTGTTGTCGGGGGTGGCGATCGCGGCGGTGTCGGTGCTGCTGATGCGGCCGACGCGGCCGTTGGGGCCGCGCATCGAGCCGTACTCGCAGCGGGCGCGGCTGCTGCTGGGGCAGCCGGTCGACCCGTCGGTGTCGTTCCGGACGTCGACGTCGTCCGGGCCTGCGACCGGGGGCAACGGGGTGCTCGGGCCCGTCCTCTCGGCGGCCGCGGCCCGGCTGTCCGCCCTGGTCGACGCCGGGGGCGACGCCGCGGTCGCCCTGCGCCTGCGCCATGCCGGCCGGCGCGATCTGACCCCCGACCGCTACCGCCTCCAGCAGCTGGTGGCGACGGTGCAGGGCGTCGGGTTCTTCGCGGTGGCGGCGCTGGTGGTGGCCCCGAGCGGGGCGACGGTGCTGCTGGCGGGGGCGTTCGGCGGCGTGTGGGGCGCCTCGCGGTGGCGGGCCAAGTTCGACCGGGCGATCTCCCGGCGCCGTGAGCAGATGCGGGCCGAGCTGTACACGGTCGCCCAGATGCTGGCGATCCACCTGCAGGCCGGCAGCTCGCCGCTCGTGGCGGTGGACGGCCTGGCGCGGCGGGGCACCGGCGAGGTGGCGACCGAGCTGGGCGAGGCGCTCGAGTGGATCGCCGCCAAGACGCACACCCGGCCGGCGTTCGAGCGCCTCGCCGCCGAGACCGTGGAGCCCGCCGCGGCCCGCCTCTACCGCCTGCTGGCCACCAGCGACACGGGGGCGGGCGACACCCTGGCGTTGGCGCTGCTGCACACCGCCAACGACCTGCGGACCCAGCGTCGGGAGGACGTCGAGCGCCTGGCCGCCCAGCGCCGCTTCCAGATGCTGCTGCCGATGATCCTGATCATGGGCCCGGTGCTGCTGCTGTTCCTGGTGGCGCCGTTGCCGACCCTCATCCTCGGGGACTGA